A window of the Rhizobium sp. ACO-34A genome harbors these coding sequences:
- a CDS encoding dihydrodipicolinate synthase family protein translates to MTAFPFPGLNLAITTPFDDSGRIDFVRLEENLERYLSIGIPGFVLSSGTGMHAYLSSDESRELVRRGAKIINGRATVIAQTSALLTGDVVDRTRHAADCGADGVMVLPPFFEGPTDDEGIVDFYTEVASAGLPVIGYNVPHAVGVTITPTLLRELCAIPNFCAVKDSSGDLGKQASLIRTGLPVMNGADHLVPFALLAGCSGLIWGGANFAPRTSLALVNAAMAGNWAEARKIWASLEPAMSLIWEGDYVQSVYAAAKLSGYGAGNPRKPLRALPAHRVTDLEAALGDLVRLEA, encoded by the coding sequence ATGACAGCCTTCCCATTTCCCGGACTGAATCTCGCGATCACTACGCCCTTCGACGACAGCGGACGTATCGACTTCGTCAGGCTTGAAGAAAATCTCGAACGTTATCTCTCGATCGGCATACCGGGCTTCGTGCTGAGCTCGGGAACGGGCATGCACGCCTACCTTTCCAGCGATGAATCCAGGGAGCTGGTGCGGCGCGGCGCGAAAATCATCAACGGCCGCGCGACGGTGATCGCCCAGACCTCTGCCCTGTTGACCGGTGATGTCGTTGACCGCACCAGGCACGCGGCGGACTGCGGTGCGGATGGCGTCATGGTGCTCCCTCCCTTCTTCGAAGGCCCCACGGATGATGAGGGCATCGTGGATTTCTACACGGAAGTCGCGAGCGCCGGTCTGCCTGTGATCGGCTACAACGTGCCGCATGCGGTCGGTGTCACCATCACACCGACGCTCCTTCGCGAACTCTGCGCCATCCCGAACTTCTGCGCCGTCAAGGACAGCAGTGGCGATCTTGGCAAGCAGGCTTCGCTGATCCGCACCGGCCTGCCGGTCATGAACGGCGCCGACCACCTGGTTCCCTTCGCACTCCTTGCAGGATGCAGCGGTCTCATCTGGGGTGGAGCAAACTTCGCGCCACGAACCTCTCTTGCACTGGTGAATGCGGCAATGGCTGGAAACTGGGCCGAAGCGCGCAAGATCTGGGCATCGCTTGAACCCGCCATGTCGCTGATCTGGGAAGGCGACTATGTGCAATCGGTCTACGCGGCCGCGAAGCTTTCCGGCTATGGTGCCGGCAATCCCCGCAAGCCGCTGAGAGCGCTGCCTGCCCATCGTGTGACAGACCTTGAGGCTGCTCTCGGTGATCTTGTCCGGCTGGAAGCCTGA